TGTGTCTTGAACAATCCACTCCTAGGCTAAAGAATGCATGTGCCGTTCCCCCCGTGCCTCCCAGCAGAACTACAAGTCAGTTTGGCTTAGGAACTGTTTCAGCCAGCCATTTGTTCATTCCAGTATGTTGTCTTTACTGGGCCAATGCTTCAGGAAGGTGTCAAACCccaactgaaaaatactataccGTGTGGTAGGGGAAGAGTAGTTCTGCCTGACTCCCATCTGCAGATCAGTTTATACCCTAAAATTGGAGTAGCAATGAGCCTCTATAACTTAACTGGAGAGTGGTAACAGCTTATGAGAATTTCATGTGTGTCCTGCTTTAGTTAGCAGGGTTGAAATGGGCCTGTTCTTGCTTCTCTTGAAATCAAAGGAAGCAAAATCAGCATAAAATTAAACCATAAATtattcctcctgctgctgctttagaCAAAAAGAACAAGCAATAAATAACAGCATAAAAGAAATTTATTACGGTAACACTGCTATTTATACAAGTTACTCATGCTAGAAAAAAGCATAAATGATACATGTAAACAATTGTTTACAGAATACTTGTTTTTCCTTGTAAAGGTGCAAATGATCTTCAAATGTAAACACAAGAATGCCAATCTTTGAGGGgcctttttttaaagtcttgtttAATGACCCATTTTTGTTAGCATAGTGTTATTTTTCTACATTCTCAAGCACATTAAAGTGCTGAGTTATAGGAACCAAACCGTACTGAGATGCTAGCACTGCTCTTTTAATATCAAGGATGTACATTTCTCTGATGCTTTCAAATCTCTAATTTAGTAGGTATGCCACAAAATTACCTCGGTTGCATCATGACATTCTCTCATTCTGGAGCTTAACAATACAGCAAACTTGTCTTGTTTGCTCAAGCTGGATGGCAGGCTGCCCCCACGCTTTTTGCACTCACTAAAACATACCCCATTACTCAAAATGCAATTGCACACTACCTCCTGCAGAAGTCTATTAAGCAGGCCTCATATCTTTTCCAGCTCTAAAGTCAACATAAGGAAGTGCATAAAAATTCACTAAGGGGAGGTACCATCTGATCCTTACCCTAATGTTCCCCAGTATGAATTATAAAGAAACAGGAGAGAGATAGGTAGGGAGCTAAGCTGATTCTGACCAGGGCATTTTTCAGCAGAAGCTATTTCAAGTCTGCAATAGGAGTGAGTGTTAGGAGATTGCAACTCTTTCTTTCTAGATTCTCCAAAAACAACAAGTGGTTACCATGTGAGCAGAGACAAGAATTGATAATGGCAATAAGTGCTCTCATAAGGTTCACATACAGGAAAGACAGAGATCCTGAACCTTTGTACCCCACACTGGAAAAATGCATAATTTTGGAGTCTAGCTATTTTTCACCTTTCATCCCCAACCTCCTTTTTGAGCATCAGTAATTCAGCAAAGAGATGGGAGTTCCAGTCCTGCTTCTCATTGCCCAAAAAACCAACCAGGCACTCAGGGCACTAATCTTCACAGCTCCCGTGCCCTAAGAGGCCCAAGTGGCTTGGCACAGCAGCATCTAGAAGTATCACAGGATGTAGCCCTGCTCCAACCATCAGCCTGTCAGAACTCAATCTCAAAAAATTAAAAGAGATAGAATCTTTCACTGAGTGATACAAAGAAAATACATGATACaagttaaatgaaaaaataaatatactctGCACTCAGAAAAGCTGTGCAAAGATGGCACCTTTCTGGtcaagtacatttttttttttttttacatgaagcTCTCTGTATATAAGGCAAAAGCACTATTTTCAGTATCGCTTTCCTCTTTCACCCACTGCATGGATGCCACTTCcactgctggaggaggagaggccctCCTCTTTGCCAGACTCCTGGCACAGCTTGCAGTCCCAAGTCATTGTTTATGCTAGAGTTACTTTTACAGTTCAGTTTATTCAAAAACCAAGAGactgtttagaaaaaaatatggaCATAAGCAAAGCTTCTAGTTGTAGTAGGTGGTTCCTGGAGTCTGACACGGTGGTCTCCCATTGGATGTCGCTCAAAagtcattttatttataattcCATAGAAAGAGGCACCAGCAAAGAATTAAGGTGGATCTATATTTTACTAGAGCCGCACAGAGCTCCAGAGTCAGTAAGTCTCTTCAGTTTGTTTAGGATTGAGAACCAAGGGCTTTCCCTCCATTAGACGCTTACCATATATGGGATTCACAATGTGTCATTTTGATAACGCCTACACCACCTCCCAGCCGACGATAGTTCATTCCGCCGTACAACCTGCAAAGACAAGTTGTTGGTCATACTGCTTAGGTTCTTAATGGACTGTCTTCTCTGATAAAAGCATGAAACAGCCTCCGTAGGCAGCATGTATCGTTCAGCACAATTGTTGGTCTCCATTTCACGTGACGCCTGTGATTAAGCTGTCTGATGAGTAAGGCAGGGATCCCCAATCTatttaaacacacatttaaaGTAAATAGCCATATTTGATCACATATGTATCACCCTTGAGGCAGACAGCAAATTATTTTGCTTCGCGTCTTCCAGCATCAGAAAACTGCACTGAATTTCCTTTCTGCTCCTATGTAGTTACAGGAACAGAGGGCAGCAACTCTGTGGGTTCCATTTGGCCCTCTGACTATGCTTTGGGCAACCCTGAAGCAGTGGGTAAATCTTCTACATGGTGCACGGCTAATTTCAGACTCATATCTGCTTTATACTACACACAGCTGAACAGACCAATGTATAATGCATTTCAAACATCATCTGTTCTCTCCATCCTATCATACTGAAACAGTGACCACATTTCATATGGAAATCTGATGCCTATCAGCTCTCATTTCCTGCTTCAGCTGCATATTCCTCTATGTGCTGACGCAGTTAGTCTGCTGGAAGAAATAAGACAAGTGGAGTTCTTTCAGTAACTGTCACCAATGCCACCCACTAATCCCAGATTGCATATCAAGGATTTCCCAGTGGTGCTCCACACATAGGAGAAAAATTTCACACAGCAAGAAGAACCGCAGCCAATAAAGAGAGGGAAGATGATAGGCGGACATCACCAGCTTTATTCAATTCAGTGCCGGTAACAACTAAGCTAGTATCCTCAATAGCTACCTATATTAGCTACAAACACATGTTTTGGCTAGCTCTCCATACTATATGTCCTACCACTCCTGCCAGGGAGAGTGGCTGTCACCATTCAGTTAAAAGGCAGAATtaagttactcctgggggaattgtgcACCACTGTGCaggcacagaattcatgtcccccacagatttctttgcttccttacAGAAAAAGGACTTTCTGAAGGGGAAGCCGCAAGAGTGGTCATTTGCCCCACCCCAGCAATGCGAGCGCATTGTTTTGGGCACCTGGAGCAGATGGCAGAGAGTTACATCACTGCATGGGATGTAGGGGTGCGGGGAAGGCGGGGCTGGGGATGCCCGGGCTgctggctcctaccctgcaccgggctcagctgctagttccGGCTGGGCTGGGACGGACGGGACTTGTTCTTCCCCTGAAAGGAGCGGCCTGGGCtaggtcagacccacccccagaaacctccgccatctgcaggaagctccacaccctccctccattgctcctCATCAATGGGGGAAGGGGTCACTGTAGGGGGAACTCCTCTGCTGTCTACCCAATCCCAGTGCATCCAGACCCCCGCATACCCAGACCCCCAAATTCCTGAACCCTCACCCCGCTGAGCCTCCTCAGACCCCCCCCACACTGAACTCCAACCCCTTCACCCAGACTAACCCCCCCGTGAGTCCCCCTCACTCCAATCCCCACCCTGATAAGCCCCCTGcactcagacccccaccccaccagcaccTGGACCCCATGCTAAGCTCCATCCCCCCTCAAACAGATTCCCCTATTGCGCCCCAACCACCTTCATTTGGagcccctgcagaatcccattgcccctgcacctggaacgaGCCCCTGTGCGTCCAAAATCCCCCCGCAGCCAGACCTGCCACTGAGCCACCCATACCCAGATTGcctcacacagaaccctctcatcccacacctggatccccccttACACTTGGattctgccaggctgagcctgacTGCCCACACCCAGTGTGCCTGGTGTggaggggcagagccccagggtgtttctgtggcAAGCCCAGCCCTTGTGCCGTGTCACGGTTGGGTGCTGCCTCTGCATCAAGTCTGTGTCGGTGGGGTGGGTTTGGGGAGATGGCTGgaggtgatctcccacctctgtgcagcctgtggcctgtgctctccattgcaatgctggagcctccacatttatttattgacagaatttgtagaattttgcagaattttaatatgtgtgcagaatatttttttggcattgagtttttaattttttggtgcaaaattccctcaggaatattaAGTATATTCTGCTCCCCACTGGGCTGGCTTTCTGAGCTGAGGCATCACCACACAAAAGTGCTTAACTGAGAGAAGTGCCTCCTACACTACTTAGGAAAATCTCAGTATGAAAAGGTCATATACTAGTTCAGGCCAGTTCAATAGGTCAAggacattaatttttttcctattccCTGCACCCTGACAGATTTCTAAAGCATCAAATCCCTTTCAAGGATATAAATAGGAGTCAAACTCTACACTGATTAGATTAACGTACAAATAGTTGTTTTCAAGTGAAGTTATTGTCAGAAAAGTGATTCTGGAAAAACAGCCTCTCTCTGTTCAATACATATTTCCCACCAGTGGTTTCATATCAGATCTGCTTAGTTTAAAGGTCAACACAAGATTTTTCTAACTGCTAGCCATGCAGATTTAACAGAACTCCATATACTCAAACTCCTCTGCTTCATACAATAGATCCCCATCTAGAGAGATTCTGGAATCAGAGCATAGCACTGTGAAGCCTAGATAGCCCCAAAGGAGCACACTGAATTCTGTTCTGCTTTCTGTATCTTTAAAGCTACCACAGCTAAGGTATTTTTGTTGGTAAACTGAGCAGACATGGCTCaatgcatgtgtacacacacacgtatatacAAACACATGTACACACAGAGATCTCCAGATCAGCCTACAAAAAAAGTGCCAAAGCACAGTATTTGAGATCAGGAGGTCTAGGTTCTAACACAGTGTATGCCAAAGGCTCACCGTGTAACTGACTAAGTCACTCACCTTCTCtggacctcagtttccccagccatATGATGGCAAATCAACACTTCCCTACTTCCTAatggtgttgtgaggcttaattcactaAAGTAGGCAAAGGTCTTTGGGGTCCTTAAGTATAAGGCACTATAGTAGAATCACCTCTATTATATTCAAGATGAAGATGGTAGAGGGGACTTCAAGCACAGCTACTGCAGTTTTGaaaaaggaagctgcaggcccTCACCAAAGGGAGCTATTTCCAAAATGGCTGTTACTCCTCTGGTCAGACGTATGGGGGAGCAATGGGCATGACACATATTGGAACACAGCAGTAGTACAGACCATTCTGATATGGATTATTTTGGTGAAAGCCCAACACTTATGTAGAGGTTTGCTACCTCTCTTTAGGAAATGGCTGTGTAGTGAGACTTCACTGCTACTGATACAGTCTATCAGCACTAAAGTGACAGCATTATGAGTAGTAAATGTCTCCATTTCCTTTCTATTCTGAAACACATTCCAGGCGCATATGGGTGGCAGCGAAACAGTTTCTCCAACTCTCAGTTATTCAGAAAGGGATTCTCTCTCACACTGGAAATGGGAGGTTAAGCATGTGACATGCTGGATCACATTGCCTGCTCCCTCTGTTCCTTTTACTTTCAAACAAACCAGCCAAGTCACACAAAGGATTACAGTGGCCACCTCCATCAACCAGACTTCCAGTAAGATGAGGCACAACACATCTCCACTCTGCTGGGAAGACTCTAGTGATAAGCATAATTTAAGCAGGTGTGCCTAAGGTTTGCAATGTCACTGTTTCACGAATTTAAAGGTTACCTCCATGTGTTAGCATCAGGATCAAACACTTCAATGGTCTTCAAGTATGTTGTGCCATCAAAGCCTCCCACTGCCATTAGCTGTCCATTCACTACTGCAAGGCCAACCTAGAAAACAACCCCCCTAGACATTATTCATGCTTCATTGCAGGTCCTGAAGGCTTGTCTCACAAGAAAGACACTTCAATAAAGACCATTCATTAGTCAGCAGTCAAGCCTTGGGAAGATGTCAGTACACAGCACACACGTTCCTGGAGGCAGTAGGGGTAGAGAAGGGACAATTGTATTTTAGTATTTCTGTTAAAATACAGATTCATAAAACCTAGCATGAAATTGTATTCAACTAGAACATTTCAGTACAGATTCCCTCAAAACAGATGGCTACTTCCCTGGGATGCTGAGTAGAGTtaaccaaaaagaaaagaagattaGAGCTTTCCTACCCTGTCAGAGAagacaaaaaatgtgtttttctgctTGGTGCATTGGCAATTGTGTTGGACTCATCAGCAGTATGTTGGTTTTACAAGTGATTTAAATGTCATTGCTCTCAAGACTGGTTCAGCTCATCAGATAGCACAAATGATACATGCAAGCTCATGCCCCAGGGACTGGGAGAGTAAAAACAGCAAGGGTTAGAATGAACAAGACCTTCAGTTGTACTACCCTGATCCCAGAGCAAACAGTAAGatcctccagccccaggctctgaggACCtcattgtgatgctggcaggccagatgccagctcttgcccaggCTACAGACATTAGCAAAGAACTGACAACCTcgtagctggagaccagaccaggtcacctgtatgttagttttgcttaaaacaggtattagtcttataagactgtatttagtgtttagattctatgaaatgcttgtaagttgctgtaCGCATTAATCACACTtataatgtctgtattccatgctataagaaaatatgtacattttgctttgaaaatgtttgctctgaatttaTGAACTTAGGCATGGGAATCGTTCTCCCGATCCATCCAGAAGGACCACCAAAATCAGACAGGCCATCAAGGATCATTgcaatacaaaggattggttaatggcCCTATCATACCTAGGAAATGCTACATCCAAGAAAGCTCATCCTGTGGccttggaagctgaatgaaggaaataaaacaaagctacAGGAAAATTTTCCAATATTTTGGTTATTTGAACTCTGAAGggccagagactctaaactgaagccagagatccccagggcctgccctgaaagacacttaGAGTTGTAGTGGTTTGTCAATTcagtcactcttaggatttagattgcaagtcatttgtgtgtatatgtttgcttgctttaacctgtaaataactctcattccttttttctaattaataaacctttagatagtttattacaggaatggttacaggcattgtctttggtgtaagatctagggtaccaactGACTAGATGTAAGTGACTGGTTTCTTGGGACaggaagcaacctgaatgtggtgtgatttttggtgtaagtgaccatttatcacaaagTCTAGTTTGTCTGGATGGCAAGATGAACATGATagctctccagtttgtttgcTAACTTCCTCCAAAGTGCACAATAGGACAGGGCCTTGTGTGTTTAATGGCATGTTCTTTTGTCTAATGGCTTCTGATGTTattggggccgggggagggggaggcgtaCTTCCTGAAGTAGTGCACTCAAGAATTCCCTGCTTCAGAATTAAGTGCTCATGACTCAGTGCTATTTGTCAAAACTCTTATGGAAAAAAGCAGCCTAAAAAAATTTCCCCTTCTCAGTTGTATAAAAAGTTGTCATCATCCATTCACCCCATGCAGCATAGGAAGCTAATATTGCTACATTTTGTACTTCCTTCTGGGCAATGTGCTTTGCCTTTTTACAAACATTTCCCTCTTAGAAGGGGGTTAAGATGCAGGAAAAGTGAAAGAAGCAAGAAAAGAACAGAGCCCTCCCTATGCTCCAGTTAAATAGCTATGCACAGCACAAGCTGGCAAATGAGGCAGAACTCACGCCACTACGCCGTGATGTCATGGCCACCACAGGAGACCACTGGTTGGTTCTGGGGTTGTATCTCTCGGCACTGCTGAGCTCTGTGGTATCATCTCGGCCTCCCACAGCATAGATCATGTCCTGGTATACTGCACAGCCCAGGTGCTTCCGTCTAGTCCCCATGGGAGCTATCGTGTGCCAACGGTTCTCTTGGGGATTGTAGCGCTCCACTGTGGAGAAAGTCACATTACAAATCTTTGGACACCATCTAGTGCCCTTCTATTAGTGACTCTGTGCTTGTAGCCATAACACGGATCAGACTGTGAAGACACAACATTTCCTCCCCAGATCAGAAACACACTGTGTCAGTTTGTCATCATCCACACTGCTTCTCCCTGTTTTCTCTAGAAGGCTTGctattcctcctcctctccccaaccccagtCTAATAAAGACAGGAATGCCAGATGTTCAGTCATTTATTGCACCTCCACCAGATTGTCATTCTTCAGCGAAGCTACAACTGGTCTATACTGCCATCTACACTTGTGACAAAGTGACCTCCTTAAGTATCCTGTTGCCCAACCCAGTGAAGACCAGAGATATTGCAGAGATGATGCACTGGCTCTTGGTAGGCAAATGCTAAGAAAATGCACAAAGTAACTGTCTATTGCAACATCCTAGTGataaacagacacacaaacatataACTAGCTATCAGTGGTTTAGGAGGATGGGAACAATACTAATGTACAGCAAAATCAACTTCAGGAGAGGAACTCACTCAGAAAACAGACCACAAAATATTTACCAGCTGTCTGGGGAAGACTTATGGGTAAAAGAATGGGACCATGGCAGATACTGGTTGCAGTGCAGTATGGAGAAGTGACATACCTGTATTGAGAGGCGACGTCCCATCAGAGCCTCCCACAGCATAAAGAAAGCCCCCTAACACAGCCACTGCCACTCCTAAGCGCCTGGTGCTCATGGAAGCCACTCGAgtccatttgttttcttttggatcATACCTGCCACAAGAAAAAGCAGAGACCAGTTGAGCTTTCAAATATACACATCAGGCCCCGATTCCCTTGGGAGCTGCACCAAGCAACCAAAGGAATCTGGGGAGAGCGGTATTTCCGACAGTTCTACATTCAGGTGGGGTAACACTAACACGTCTGTTCTGGTTTTAGCCTCTAAAAGAGGCTCAGGATATGCACACTGTGGCAGCTAGGCAGACAGTTGCTGTTTGCTGGAATTCAGGTTAAACTAAAAACATCCACCTTCGAATACAATCACTAACAAACCCACTCAGCATTTGTTGCCTCCTTTCAAACTCATGTGCACCAATTGCATCTTCTTATAAgatctttccttctcctcccctcccgcttcattatttttaataccTTTCCACAATGTTGAGACAAGAGACGCCATCCTGGCCACCAACAGCATACAGGTATCCCCCGAGAACTGCCACTCCAACACTGGTCCTGCAGGTGCTGGTGGGAGCCACATCACTGCTCCACTGATTCGTCTTCGGGTCATATCTAAAAAGTGTGTCAAATAATTCAAGTCTGAACTGCTTATCTATGGAAATCTCTGACTCCCCTGTGGCTTAGGATTAGTGGTACAGTGGAACTTGCTTACCCTGAATTCAGAGGGAAACTACAAAGAAGAAGGATGAAAGTCCTGAATGCACAATGCACTATGTAGTGCAAACTGCAATTCTGGTTGCAGTAAAACCTCATCTTAGCATGAATTCATTCTTGGAAAAGTTACTGACTCCACTGTATTTTACTTTAAATCACTGAAGGTTTCTAAGGCCCAATTCTGGACTCCATTCCTCCTCCCTTGTATCTATTTCCAAGGTTCACATAATTCTCTATTTACCAAGCCCAGAAAAGAATGTCTGGATAGTTTTTTGCACCTTACAAGTAAATATATGCTTGCAGGCTCACCTTCATGAGCAACACTGAAAAAACAAGCCAGTTGGAATGCATATGTAAGGAAGTTAGCAGAAGCCACGCCCATCAGAAACTACAGCTACTCTTACACTTCATTTCCCTACTCCTTTACTTGCCAAAGGCTATGCTTTATAAAGAGCTCAGAGTAGAGGTCAGACTAAGATTACCATTAAGTTAGGGATACAAGGCTACATCCTGTTATGTCTGATGTCTTAGTTTAGTACAACATTGATACAGATGTCAAAAAGGCTAGTAATCACTGCCACATATTAGCTTATGTACTGATGCAGGAAATGTAGATAGTATAGATGTAGTATTTCAGCTGTTCAGCATACGATCAACACAGACAGCAAAACGGACACCCTTATCACAGATAGCACCATGTTTTGAATGCATGTTAACTCTGCAATGATCTGCTGGAGACCTACCTTTCTACACTGTTAAGGTAAGAAGAACCATCATGGCCTCCCACAGCATATAGGAGGTCATCCAGAACACTGACTCCGACTCCACAGCGTCTTTTGCTCATGGAAGCCACCATCCGCCACTCATTCGTTTGAGGGTCGTAGCGCTCCACGCTGGAAATTGCGTCCCCACTACACCAGCCTCCCACTGCGGGAATCAACACAAGAAACAGTGTCAGAGTAGTACATCAAACTCACACCATGTGTATGTGTCTATAACAAATAATCTATCTACATCTGCCCACAGATGTTTCTTACACAATATCGCAAAAGAAGACAGTCTATCAGAATTATTCACTGATAGATAGACTGTCAATAAGAAAacaggatgggattttcagaagtgcctatgtaagtttaggagcacaagtcccactgaaagtcaagtGTTTCAGCCTGTATTATTATAAGTGCTACCACAGTGCCTGGGAGCCCTAATCATAGACCAGAAACCCATTTTGCAagacaaaggccttgtctacactacaggggaaattcgaTCTAaactacgcaatttgagttatgtgactagtgtaactcaaatcgacgtagcttagatctacttaccacggggtccacactatgtgatgtcgacaggagacactctcctgtcaactccccttactcttctcgatctggtggagtacaggagtcgacaggagagtgattTACAGTCGATtaagcaggtcttcactagacccactaaaccAACCGCTGATGCATCAATCGCCACGCATtgatccctggtaagtgtagacaagcccaaagacaATGCAAGACAAGAGGAAAGTGAACGTTAACTCAAAGTGTGGGATGGGTAATATAAAATGTCATTTCTGATGGTCTGATAGTTAGGGTTGGCCATACGGATTAACTTTGAAACAGAGCATTAAAACTTGGATCTCACAGCCAAAGTTGCAGGCACTGTACACACCTGCAAAGAGTACTTCTCCACAACGGATGGGTTTGCGTGGTCGAGTTCTTGGTCCCTGCATCAGTGGCCGCTCTTGGGGCAACAGCAGGTAATTCTTAGCTTCATCCACCAGGTCCCTGTGCAAGAGAAAACATTTATTCTAAATGTCTGGGTGACAGTGGCATTTTTCAGGAAGTACTATTTGGGATATGCCATCCCTAAAAATAGCAGCCATCACCAATCACCTTCCAGTTATTGCCATACTAAATAGAACACGCATGACTTTATGTACTATATATATGACCTCTCTTAGGTATTCATAAGACATCTATTGCTAAAAACCTCACACAAAATACCAATAGATGGAAGCGGTATCCAGATGATAAAAATGTCATCATTCAGCTTTAACTAGCTCACCCACCCTTTTACCCATCACCCTGAAAATAATTCTAACACTCCAAACCCCTGAGCAACTTcaatcagctttttaaaaattttattttaagtaacCTGCCACAAAAAAACTTCCACCTTCTCCCTGCACAAATTGAACTTCTCCAGGACCAAAGTATTTTATCTGTCCAAAGACCAGGAAAGGAACAATTCAGTGCTACAAGAGTGAcaattttctgtatataaaaacaCCAGAGCTTCAAAGTCTGATATTTCGTGAGCCTGCAGCATTAGAAAGGGGAGCTTTATGCCACTGTAAAGGGGAGTTGCAGCTTCCCCATAGTCCTAGCATTCTCTTCTAGTTCCAGGAGGGTTAGTATAGTCAGGAGTTCTGAAACTGTGGGTGAGGGCCCAAAGATGGGCCACGACACAGTCTCGAGTGGTCTGCCAGCACAACTGCATTCTCCAGCCAATCTCTTAGTAAATATTTAACTTTATGTGACTCATGTAATCTAAGTAAAAGCTATATAAATGTAATGTTCTGAGCTGTGTATGTTGGacaaaatatagaaaaaactatttattttaaaaacaagctgCAATATGTCAAGTTTAATTTTTGTGAGTACAATGGTGCATTTTGCTGCAAGGTAACCTAGTAATGTACACACAGTCCACCATTTACAACTGTAAAAAATGTCAAGCAGTATTTCAATCTGACATGGatagatttatttttagaaaatgagAAGGATGCTCTGACGGAGAGGATACTGGAAGTCTCAGACCATCTATAGCTACACGAAATGAGCCAGCCGAAAAAATAAAGGAAGTGGTAAGAAAATATGACAACACATATTTGAAGTTTGGATTCTCTTTTACCAGATCAAATAAGTATTTGTTGCCTCAGTGTGTTATAATATAATtgtcattttatgtttttatttacagtattttattcttttctagTTAGTAAAGAATATGGTTGGGTCTTTACTTACACAGCACAGAAATTCAGATTTTACACTAAAAAACCTGAAAACACAAGATAGTTGTCCAACTTTGaacactattttgttttaaaatcaacaatttttttaacaattttgttaACATTGTTGTGTTGCTTATTGTTCAGTTTTATACACTGTACGTTTACACACTGCATTTTCCCTGTCTGAATGTCAAATTTTGCTCTCAACAGATTTTTAAAGTGAGGTGTAGTTTTACTAAAGCTGTTTGGTTTCAAAGATCTTGAAGCATTTCCTTGAGTGCATACTGCTTGGGATTTCCATAATTGtttactttaaaatgaaaaggaaacatgCACATTTTGTATAGTGTTATagtttatatatatgtaataattaaaatttaaattttttccccaagaagtATTAATAGTGGGT
This sequence is a window from Chelonoidis abingdonii isolate Lonesome George chromosome 7, CheloAbing_2.0, whole genome shotgun sequence. Protein-coding genes within it:
- the KLHL20 gene encoding kelch-like protein 20 isoform X3 — protein: MDVTSRCTLGDPNKLPEGVPQPARMPYISDKHPRQTLEVINLLRKHRELCDVVLVVGAKKIYAHRVILSACSPYFRAMFTGELAESRQTEVVIRDIDERAMELLIDFAYTSQITVEEGNVQTLLPAACLLQLAEIQEACCEFLKRQLDPSNCLGIRAFADTHSCRELLRIADKFTQHNFQEVMESEEFMLLPANQLIDIISSDELNVRSEEQVFNAVMAWVKYSIQERRPQLPQVLQHVRLPLLSPKFLVGTVGSDPLIKSDEECRDLVDEAKNYLLLPQERPLMQGPRTRPRKPIRCGEVLFAVGGWCSGDAISSVERYDPQTNEWRMVASMSKRRCGVGVSVLDDLLYAVGGHDGSSYLNSVERYDPKTNQWSSDVAPTSTCRTSVGVAVLGGYLYAVGGQDGVSCLNIVERYDPKENKWTRVASMSTRRLGVAVAVLGGFLYAVGGSDGTSPLNTVERYNPQENRWHTIAPMGTRRKHLGCAVYQDMIYAVGGRDDTTELSSAERYNPRTNQWSPVVAMTSRRSGVGLAVVNGQLMAVGGFDGTTYLKTIEVFDPDANTWRLYGGMNYRRLGGGVGVIKMTHCESHIW
- the KLHL20 gene encoding kelch-like protein 20 isoform X2; protein product: MDGKPMRRCTSTRPGETGMDVTSRCTLGDPNKLPEGVPQPARMPYISDKHPRQTLEVINLLRKHRELCDVVLVVGAKKIYAHRVILSACSPYFRAMFTGELAESRQTEVVIRDIDERAMELLIDFAYTSQITVEEGNVQTLLPAACLLQLAEIQEACCEFLKRQLDPSNCLGIRAFADTHSCRELLRIADKFTQHNFQEVMESEEFMLLPANQLIDIISSDELNVRSEEQVFNAVMAWVKYSIQERRPQLPQVLQHVRLPLLSPKFLVGTVGSDPLIKSDEECRDLVDEAKNYLLLPQERPLMQGPRTRPRKPIRCGEVLFAVGGWCSGDAISSVERYDPQTNEWRMVASMSKRRCGVGVSVLDDLLYAVGGHDGSSYLNSVERYDPKTNQWSSDVAPTSTCRTSVGVAVLGGYLYAVGGQDGVSCLNIVERYDPKENKWTRVASMSTRRLGVAVAVLGGFLYAVGGSDGTSPLNTVERYNPQENRWHTIAPMGTRRKHLGCAVYQDMIYAVGGRDDTTELSSAERYNPRTNQWSPVVAMTSRRSGVGLAVVNGQLMAVGGFDGTTYLKTIEVFDPDANTWRLYGGMNYRRLGGGVGVIKMTHCESHI
- the KLHL20 gene encoding kelch-like protein 20 isoform X1, yielding MDGKPMRRCTSTRPGETGMDVTSRCTLGDPNKLPEGVPQPARMPYISDKHPRQTLEVINLLRKHRELCDVVLVVGAKKIYAHRVILSACSPYFRAMFTGELAESRQTEVVIRDIDERAMELLIDFAYTSQITVEEGNVQTLLPAACLLQLAEIQEACCEFLKRQLDPSNCLGIRAFADTHSCRELLRIADKFTQHNFQEVMESEEFMLLPANQLIDIISSDELNVRSEEQVFNAVMAWVKYSIQERRPQLPQVLQHVRLPLLSPKFLVGTVGSDPLIKSDEECRDLVDEAKNYLLLPQERPLMQGPRTRPRKPIRCGEVLFAVGGWCSGDAISSVERYDPQTNEWRMVASMSKRRCGVGVSVLDDLLYAVGGHDGSSYLNSVERYDPKTNQWSSDVAPTSTCRTSVGVAVLGGYLYAVGGQDGVSCLNIVERYDPKENKWTRVASMSTRRLGVAVAVLGGFLYAVGGSDGTSPLNTVERYNPQENRWHTIAPMGTRRKHLGCAVYQDMIYAVGGRDDTTELSSAERYNPRTNQWSPVVAMTSRRSGVGLAVVNGQLMAVGGFDGTTYLKTIEVFDPDANTWRLYGGMNYRRLGGGVGVIKMTHCESHIW